Below is a genomic region from Ammonifex degensii KC4.
GAAGTAGTGCTTCGACTTTTTAGCATTAGTGAGGTACTCGACAATGGCGTTCTTGATGTCCTCTAGCATGCAAATCAACCCCTTTTTACTCTACTATATCCCGCGCGCCGCCTTAGAAACCTCCCACGCTGCCTCCGTGAACCGGAACTGAGTACTGGTCCGGTAGGTATCAAGAGCCAGACGGTAGTCGTCCAGCAGGTGATAGGTAAAGGGAAGCTCACAGAGCTCAAAGAACTTCTCCCAGCCGATCCGCTCGGCCCAGTCACCCAGCCGCTCGTACTTCCGCGCGTGCTTGGCGTAGGTCTCCAGGATCTTCTTGACGGTCTGGCACACCTCCGGGAAGCGCGGGAAGTTGTTGGGCAGGTAGGCCACTACTACCTTGGAGAACTTCGGCGGCGAGATGCGGTTGGAAACCTTGCCGCCTGCCACGATGGCGACGCCGTCACCTTCCTTGTCGGCGATGGGCAGGGCCGGGCACATGGTGTAGCAGTTACCGCAGAACATGCAACGATCTTCCCGGATCTTCACCGTCTTCTTGCCGTCGGGAGTAGTAGCCGGCGAGATGGCACCCAGCGGGCAGGAAGCGATGACCGTCGGAATCTCGCATAGCTTAGCCACGTACTCCGTGTCGATAGCCGGAGGCTTGCGGTGGATACCCACCATGGCGATGTCCGAACAGTGTACGGCACCGCACATGTTGAGGCAGCACGCCACCGCAATCCGGACCTTGGCCGGCAGGGTCATGCTCTGGAAGTAGTCGAAGAGTTCGTCCATGAGAGCCTTTACCATCGAAGAGGCGTCGGTAGCCGGCGTGTGGCAGTGCACGTAACCCTGCGTGTGCACGATGTTCGATACGCTGCAGCCCGTGCCGCCAATGGGGAACTTGTAGCTCCCGGAGTAGAACTTGCGGCTAGCCAGCTCTTTCTTCAGCGCCTCCAGCTTCTCTTCGCTGTCCACCATGAACTCAATGTTGTTCCGGGTGGTGAAGCGCACATAACCGTCGCAGTACTTGTCGGCGATGTCGCAGATCTCCCGCACGAAAGCTACCGACATGGTGCGCATACCACCCACACGCACCGTGTAGACTTTCTCCCCCGTCTCCGACACGTGCACCAGCACACCCGGCTCCAAGATCTCGTGGTAGAGCCACTTGCCATAGTTGCGCTGGATAACGGGCGGGAAAAACTCCCAGAAGTGACGCGGCCCTATATCCGTTATGCGATTCTCATGCGGCTTTTCCGGATTGAAGACACCAAACCGAGTGGTAGAAAGGCCCATTCTTCCCCACCTCCCTTATCTCGCGTGCCGCGACCGGTAGTCGTTGATGTCGCGCTTGAAGCCGCCCGGCACGTCTTCTTCTTTCCAGAAGA
It encodes:
- the dsrB gene encoding dissimilatory-type sulfite reductase subunit beta, which encodes MGLSTTRFGVFNPEKPHENRITDIGPRHFWEFFPPVIQRNYGKWLYHEILEPGVLVHVSETGEKVYTVRVGGMRTMSVAFVREICDIADKYCDGYVRFTTRNNIEFMVDSEEKLEALKKELASRKFYSGSYKFPIGGTGCSVSNIVHTQGYVHCHTPATDASSMVKALMDELFDYFQSMTLPAKVRIAVACCLNMCGAVHCSDIAMVGIHRKPPAIDTEYVAKLCEIPTVIASCPLGAISPATTPDGKKTVKIREDRCMFCGNCYTMCPALPIADKEGDGVAIVAGGKVSNRISPPKFSKVVVAYLPNNFPRFPEVCQTVKKILETYAKHARKYERLGDWAERIGWEKFFELCELPFTYHLLDDYRLALDTYRTSTQFRFTEAAWEVSKAARGI